From a single Sander vitreus isolate 19-12246 chromosome 4, sanVit1, whole genome shotgun sequence genomic region:
- the pdzrn3b gene encoding E3 ubiquitin-protein ligase PDZRN3-B isoform X3 has product MGCSLCTLQKPEEQYKLLYEVCQVNGKDLSKATHDQAVEAFRTAKEPIMVQVLRRAPRPKVVSPAGDTQVSDISTQTDITLQHIMALTKLSPSSPPMTELEEYLLPEEHPPHAYFDPNDFLEVIQQDIEREELEYEEVDLYRASIQEKLGLTICYRTDDEDEAGIYISEIDPNSIAAKDGRIREGDKIIQINGIEIQNREDAVALLTSEGNQNISLLVARPEIQLDEGWMDDDRNDFLDDLHMDMLEQQHHQAMQFTASRLQQKKHEEDGGTTDTATLLSNHHEKDSGVGRTDESTRNDESSEQENLGDDHTTNTLGSCRKLTYSQDTLGSTDLPFSSESFISADYTDTDFLGIPADECERFRELLELKCQMRSGGAQGLYYQGGGAGGQDQECVDKELEMLNEELRTIELECLNIVRAHKMQQLREQCRESWMLHNSGFRNYNTSIDARRHELSDITELPEKSDKDSSSAYNTGESCRSTPLTLELSPDNSLRRGAENQGPAGASGSASSSGRILKPLLSPVQEACGPSRSRGSSKDPDGALQAESKERKLGESSKSGRSFSQPHSPYKHAHIPAHAQHYQSYMQLIQQKSAVEYAQSQMSLVSMCRDAISPSDLEPKMEWKVKIRSDGTRYITKRPVRDKLLRERALRIHEERSGMTTDDDAISELKMGRYWSKEERKQHAVRAKEQRQRREFMKQSRADCLKEQAGPEDKKEPNIIELSHKKMMKKRNKKIFDNWMTIQELLTHGTKSPDGTRVYNSLLSVTTV; this is encoded by the exons ATGGGATGCAGCCTGTGTACCCTGCAGAAGCCTGAGGAGCAATATAAACTACTCTATGAAGTCTGCCAG GTCAATGGCAAGGACCTGTCCAAGGCCACCCACGACCAGGCGGTGGAGGCCTTCCGCACCGCCAAGGAGCCCATCATGGTCCAGGTTCTGCGCCGTGCCCCACGTCCCAAAGTGGTCAGCCCGGCTGGTGACACCCAGGTCTCAGACATCAGCACCCAGACCGACATCACCCTCCAGCACATCATGGCCCTCACTAAGCTGTCTCCCTCTTCACCCCCCATGACGGAGCTGGAGGAGTATCTGCTTCCAGAGGA GCATCCTCCACATGCATACTTTGACCCCAATGACTTCCTGGAGGTGATACAGCAGGACATAGAGCGTGAGGAGCTGGAGTATGAG GAAGTGGATTTGTACCGGGCCAGTATCCAAGAGAAGCTCGGCCTGACAATCTGCTACAGGactgatgatgaagatgaggcTGGGATCTACATTAGTGAG ATTGATCCAAACAGCATCGCTGCCAAGGACGGCAGGATTAGAGAAGGGGACAAAATCATTCAG ATCAATGGCATTGAGATCCAGAACCGGGAGGATGCTGTAGCACTGCTGACCAGTGAGGGGAACCAGAATATCTCTCTGCTGGTGGCCAGACCAGAGATCCAG CTGGACGAGGGCTGGATGGATGATGACAGGAACGACTTCCTGGATGACCTCCACATGGACATGCTGGAGCAGCAGCACCATCAGGCCATGCAGTTCACTGCCAGCAGACtgcagcag AAGAAGCACGAGGAGGATGGAGGCACCACAGACACGGCCACATTGCTGTCCAACCACCACGAGAAGGACAGCGGGGTGGGTCGCACAGACGAGAGTACGCGAAACGACGAGAGCTCGGAGCAGGAGAACCTCGGCGACGACCACACCACCAACACGCTGGGCAGCTGCAGGAAGCTCACCTACAGCCAGGACACCCTCGGCAGCACCGACCTGCCCTTCAGCAGCGAGTCGTTCATCTCCGCTGACTACACTGACACTGACTTCCTGGGCATCCCGGCGGATGAGTGCGAGCGCTTCAGAGAACTCCTGGAGCTGAAGTGCCAGATGAGGAGCGGTGGAGCCCAGGGTCTATACTACCAGGGGGGTGGGGCCGGAGGTCAGGACCAAGAGTGTGTGGACAAAGAGCTGGAGATGCTCAACGAGGAGCTGCGCACCATCGAGCTGGAGTGCTTGAACATCGTCCGCGCTCACAAGATGCAGCAGCTGAGGGAGCAGTGCCGCGAGTCCTGGATGCTCCACAACAGTGGCTTCCGCAACTACAATACCAGCATCGACGCACGTCGCCACGAGCTCTCAGACATCACGGAACTGCCGGAGAAATCGGACAAGGACAGCTCCAGTGCCTACAACACTGGCGAGAGCTGCCGCAGCACCCCTCTCACGTTGGAGCTCTCTCCAGACAACTCGCTCCGTCGAGGAGCGGAGAATCAGGGTCCGGCTGGTGCGTCCGGCTCCGCCAGCTCTAGTGGCAGGATCCTCAAACCTCTTCTGTCCCCCGTCCAGGAAGCCTGTGGCCCCAGTCGCAGCAGAGGCTCCTCCAAGGATCCAGATGGAGCCTTGCAAGCAGAGAGCAAGGAGAGGAAGTTGGGAGAGTCCAGTAagtccgggcggagcttttcccAGCCACATTCACCGTACAAGCATGCCCACATCCCGGCCCACGCCCAGCACTACCAGAGCTACATGCAGCTGATCCAGCAGAAATCCGCCGTGGAGTACGCCCAGAGCCAGATGAGTCTGGTCAGCATGTGCCGAGATGCCATCAGCCCCAGTGACCTGGAGCCTAAGATGGAGTGGAAGGTGAAGATCCGCAGCGACGGCACACGCTACATCACCAAGCGGCCTGTCCGGGACAAGCTGCTGAGGGAGCGCGCCCTGCGCATTCACGAGGAACGCAGCGGTATGACCACAGATGATGACGCCATAAGCGAGCTGAAGATGGGCCGCTACTGGAGcaaggaggagaggaagcagCACGCCGTCCGCGCCAAGGAGCAGAGGCAGCGCCGCGAGTTCATGAAGCAGAGCCGGGCCGATTGTCTGAAGGAGCAGGCCGGCCCAGAGGACAAAAAGGAGCCCAACATCATCGAACTCAGCCACAAAAAGAtgatgaaaaagagaaataagaaaatatttgACAACTGGATGACCATCCAGGAACTGCTGACCCATGGTACCAAGTCACCAGATGGCACAAGGGTTTACAACTCACTGCTGTCTGTGACCACAGTCTAA
- the pdzrn3b gene encoding E3 ubiquitin-protein ligase PDZRN3-B isoform X4: protein MVQVLRRAPRPKVVSPAGDTQVSDISTQTDITLQHIMALTKLSPSSPPMTELEEYLLPEEHPPHAYFDPNDFLEVIQQDIEREELEYEEVDLYRASIQEKLGLTICYRTDDEDEAGIYISEIDPNSIAAKDGRIREGDKIIQINGIEIQNREDAVALLTSEGNQNISLLVARPEIQLDEGWMDDDRNDFLDDLHMDMLEQQHHQAMQFTASRLQQKKHEEDGGTTDTATLLSNHHEKDSGVGRTDESTRNDESSEQENLGDDHTTNTLGSCRKLTYSQDTLGSTDLPFSSESFISADYTDTDFLGIPADECERFRELLELKCQMRSGGAQGLYYQGGGAGGQDQECVDKELEMLNEELRTIELECLNIVRAHKMQQLREQCRESWMLHNSGFRNYNTSIDARRHELSDITELPEKSDKDSSSAYNTGESCRSTPLTLELSPDNSLRRGAENQGPAGASGSASSSGRILKPLLSPVQEACGPSRSRGSSKDPDGALQAESKERKLGESSKSGRSFSQPHSPYKHAHIPAHAQHYQSYMQLIQQKSAVEYAQSQMSLVSMCRDAISPSDLEPKMEWKVKIRSDGTRYITKRPVRDKLLRERALRIHEERSGMTTDDDAISELKMGRYWSKEERKQHAVRAKEQRQRREFMKQSRADCLKEQAGPEDKKEPNIIELSHKKMMKKRNKKIFDNWMTIQELLTHGTKSPDGTRVYNSLLSVTTV, encoded by the exons ATGGTCCAGGTTCTGCGCCGTGCCCCACGTCCCAAAGTGGTCAGCCCGGCTGGTGACACCCAGGTCTCAGACATCAGCACCCAGACCGACATCACCCTCCAGCACATCATGGCCCTCACTAAGCTGTCTCCCTCTTCACCCCCCATGACGGAGCTGGAGGAGTATCTGCTTCCAGAGGA GCATCCTCCACATGCATACTTTGACCCCAATGACTTCCTGGAGGTGATACAGCAGGACATAGAGCGTGAGGAGCTGGAGTATGAG GAAGTGGATTTGTACCGGGCCAGTATCCAAGAGAAGCTCGGCCTGACAATCTGCTACAGGactgatgatgaagatgaggcTGGGATCTACATTAGTGAG ATTGATCCAAACAGCATCGCTGCCAAGGACGGCAGGATTAGAGAAGGGGACAAAATCATTCAG ATCAATGGCATTGAGATCCAGAACCGGGAGGATGCTGTAGCACTGCTGACCAGTGAGGGGAACCAGAATATCTCTCTGCTGGTGGCCAGACCAGAGATCCAG CTGGACGAGGGCTGGATGGATGATGACAGGAACGACTTCCTGGATGACCTCCACATGGACATGCTGGAGCAGCAGCACCATCAGGCCATGCAGTTCACTGCCAGCAGACtgcagcag AAGAAGCACGAGGAGGATGGAGGCACCACAGACACGGCCACATTGCTGTCCAACCACCACGAGAAGGACAGCGGGGTGGGTCGCACAGACGAGAGTACGCGAAACGACGAGAGCTCGGAGCAGGAGAACCTCGGCGACGACCACACCACCAACACGCTGGGCAGCTGCAGGAAGCTCACCTACAGCCAGGACACCCTCGGCAGCACCGACCTGCCCTTCAGCAGCGAGTCGTTCATCTCCGCTGACTACACTGACACTGACTTCCTGGGCATCCCGGCGGATGAGTGCGAGCGCTTCAGAGAACTCCTGGAGCTGAAGTGCCAGATGAGGAGCGGTGGAGCCCAGGGTCTATACTACCAGGGGGGTGGGGCCGGAGGTCAGGACCAAGAGTGTGTGGACAAAGAGCTGGAGATGCTCAACGAGGAGCTGCGCACCATCGAGCTGGAGTGCTTGAACATCGTCCGCGCTCACAAGATGCAGCAGCTGAGGGAGCAGTGCCGCGAGTCCTGGATGCTCCACAACAGTGGCTTCCGCAACTACAATACCAGCATCGACGCACGTCGCCACGAGCTCTCAGACATCACGGAACTGCCGGAGAAATCGGACAAGGACAGCTCCAGTGCCTACAACACTGGCGAGAGCTGCCGCAGCACCCCTCTCACGTTGGAGCTCTCTCCAGACAACTCGCTCCGTCGAGGAGCGGAGAATCAGGGTCCGGCTGGTGCGTCCGGCTCCGCCAGCTCTAGTGGCAGGATCCTCAAACCTCTTCTGTCCCCCGTCCAGGAAGCCTGTGGCCCCAGTCGCAGCAGAGGCTCCTCCAAGGATCCAGATGGAGCCTTGCAAGCAGAGAGCAAGGAGAGGAAGTTGGGAGAGTCCAGTAagtccgggcggagcttttcccAGCCACATTCACCGTACAAGCATGCCCACATCCCGGCCCACGCCCAGCACTACCAGAGCTACATGCAGCTGATCCAGCAGAAATCCGCCGTGGAGTACGCCCAGAGCCAGATGAGTCTGGTCAGCATGTGCCGAGATGCCATCAGCCCCAGTGACCTGGAGCCTAAGATGGAGTGGAAGGTGAAGATCCGCAGCGACGGCACACGCTACATCACCAAGCGGCCTGTCCGGGACAAGCTGCTGAGGGAGCGCGCCCTGCGCATTCACGAGGAACGCAGCGGTATGACCACAGATGATGACGCCATAAGCGAGCTGAAGATGGGCCGCTACTGGAGcaaggaggagaggaagcagCACGCCGTCCGCGCCAAGGAGCAGAGGCAGCGCCGCGAGTTCATGAAGCAGAGCCGGGCCGATTGTCTGAAGGAGCAGGCCGGCCCAGAGGACAAAAAGGAGCCCAACATCATCGAACTCAGCCACAAAAAGAtgatgaaaaagagaaataagaaaatatttgACAACTGGATGACCATCCAGGAACTGCTGACCCATGGTACCAAGTCACCAGATGGCACAAGGGTTTACAACTCACTGCTGTCTGTGACCACAGTCTAA